In Lysinibacillus sp. 2017, the DNA window AGCAACTCATATATTGCCGACTTCAATTAAACCCACTGCAGTCTTTGACAAAAACTATTCCTTATAGGTCTATTTCATTTCAACAATTAATCAATGGTATGGCACATGGTGTCGTATTAACTGCTTTGAATGGAAAGATTATTACAGCCAATACCGAAGCACTTCAATTAATGAATCGTGATTATTGGCAAATTGAAAAGAGAAGTTATGACTGCTTATTTGAAGAATGTACGTATGATTCAGCAGTCATTGTCAATTATTATAAAAAAATCGCTAAAAGTGAATTAGCGAGTGTTGTTGTGCAAACAACAGATAAAATAGGAAATCGACGCTACTTAAATTTTTCAAGTAAAATTGATGAGACATTAGGTATTTTAATTACAACGATTACGGATCATACAGAAATAATGGAGTTATTACAAAAAGTTGAACATCAACAAGTATTATCTTTAATGGGGCAAAATGTGTCGGTTATTGCTCATGAAATTCGCAATCCTATGACATCGATACAAGGGTTTATTCAAATGATAAAAAATAATAGTGAAGAAAAAGAACATCCGTATTTTCATATTGTCGAAACGGAATTAAAGCGAATGGATGATTTATTATTAGATATGTTGAATTTCTCTAAACCAAAAAAGAGTAGTTTGGTTTATGTGAATTTACAGCATTTGATTGAGGAAGTTATTGAATTTATGCAGCCTAAGATCCAATTATCTCAAGCAAAAATATTATTTAATTACGAGGAAAATGAAGTATATCTTTTATATGGAGATGAAAAACGATTGAAACAATTGTTAATCAATTTATTGAAAAATGCGATTGAATCGATTGAAATGAATACGTCAATTTGTATTCAACTTCGTTATACATCAAAAGATTGTTTACAGTTATCGGTAGGAGATCAGGGACGTGGCATCGATCAAACACAAGTTGAAAAGGTATTCGACCCATTTTATTCAACAAAAGAAACAGGGACAGGCTTAGGCCTTTTACTCGTTCAGGCCATCGCAAACGAACATAATGGAACCATTCAAGTTGAAAGTGAAGTAGGGAAAGGTACAACATTTATTATTGACTTTAAATTAAATCATACTAATTATGACCGTTTAAATAATGTTAATAAGTTAGCGAGTGTTCAGACGAAAGTGAACTTCATGTAGTGATTTTGACAAAGCTTTCTTTTCATCGCATAATAAACCTATTACCAAAAATAGAGGATGGTTCTTGTTATGGCTTTGGATGAAGTGAAACAATCGTTAAAGTTATTTATTGTATTATCAAGAGCTCATAAAGCAATTAGTGAGGCGACAAACCAATTTATTCAAAAAAGTGGTGTCAATCCGACTGAATTTGCTGTGTTAGAGCTTTTATATCATAAAGGGCGTCAGCCGCTCCAACAGATTGGAAATAAGATTTTACTAGCAAGTGGTTCGATTACGTATGTTGTCGATAAATTAGAAAAGCGCGGTTTTTTAGCGCGTATTTCATGTCCTAATGATCGTCGCGTTACGTATGCAGAAATTACAGACGCAGGTTCTGAATTTATGAGTAGCTTATTTCCCGAACATGAAAAGCAAATACATGAACTATTAAATGTACTTTCTGTTGAGGAAAAGCAAACGGCAATCGAACTATTAAAAAAACTAGGTTTATCCATTAAAGACTTATCTTATTAAAAAAGCTTATCGGCCCTTATAAGGACTGATAAGCTTTTTCTATGATTCTCGCAAAATTTGGATTGGTGAAATTAACAGTAGTGGGTCTTGCTCATCAAATCAGCACTGATTGAAAGTTCACTTTATTGAATTGTTAAACCCATTTGTAAAAATGCGTCTGTTAAATCAGCTTCAGCTGTGTCGTAAATTGTTAATGTAACAAGTTTTGTACCTTGTTCCAATGTTACGATTGTTACTTTTTCTGAATCGATTACAGTTTCAAAACCACTAATATTTTGAATATCTGAATGAGTTGTTACCACTTTAGAAAAATCGACTTCGTTATAATTGCCTTCTGATGCAATAGCGGAAATGGATTCTTCAGATGATGCTTTTAAATTATTAAAGCTTGCTTCGCCTGTGCTAGTTACTTTAATTTGCATTGACAATGTATCATCATCGTTATAGAAAAGGTGGTCAACACCAGGTTCTTCCGCTTCTAATGTAAAGTTTTCGAAATGTGAAATAGTATAATCTAATTCTTCGCTTGTAGATTCAGTTACTTTTTCAGTGAAAGCTTTACCGTTTGAAGTATACGTTAATGTTGCCTCTTCTGTTGCAGTAGTATCTGTTGAGGCTGGTTGATTCTTTTGTTCTTCTTGCTCACTAGATGCTGTAGTTTCTGTTGTGTCTTCAGATGCTACATTTTCAGTTTGTGTAGTAGTATCGCTTGCTGAAGTATTTGCTGGTTCCACTGTATCCGTATTACAAGCTGCCAGCATAGCTGATAATAATAGGAGTGAGCTAATCATTGTTAAAGATTTTTTCATGGTGAATTCCCCCTTTAGAAGTATAGACGACGATTTTTTTCGATAAGTTTCTGCTTATAGTGGATTAAACGAGTGGTAATACTAAAAATAGTAATAAAGTGAACACGACATGGGACACAATGATAAGAGGTAAACTTTTTTTCCATTCATAAAGTGCTCCCCAAATAAGTCCAACGACAATCGCTGCGATCGCTCCAGGAATAAACCCACTAATTGCTAGTGAAAGTGAAAATAATAGTGCTGTAATAAATACGGCCCATAATGGAGAAGTAAAGCGTTTTAATTGTTGCTGTACATAACCTCGCCAAAACATTTCCTCACCAATGGCTACAATAAATATTAATAGGAGGTAGTGGAAAATATTTTGTGGTCCGTAAATTTTTAAAAACTTTGCAATTTCATGTGTCGATGTGGAGCCCATGGATAGATAACCTAATTTCACAATGCCATATGTTACTGTTCCATAGCCAATACCATACAATAAATATTGCCACGTAGGAATACGATCCTCAAACTTCGCAGCGACCAAAGAAACAGCGATTCCAACTAGTAAAGTAAATGCGTATAAATACCAGAAAATCGTTTTTTCATGAAATGTATAAAACATCATACTAAAGATAAAAACCAATGCCAGAAGGAGAATAATTGTTTGCTTATGTTTTTTCATCATTTGTTTTACCTCCTGTATCGTATCGTATCAAAAAAAAACCTTTTTATCATCTTGCGGATGCTAAAAAGGGTAATTTGCATTAATCTTACTCATGATTAGTTAGAATTTTGTAGCGTTTATGATTAACAACTGTTCGCTCTTCCATTTCAAGGTCTTGAAAGTTATCCATAATTGTAATATCTACAATTACCGAATTTTCATTTACTTTTTCAACGACACCTTTAAGTCCCTCTTTAAATTCGATAATATTTCCAACTTCAGCAATTTTCATACGCAGTCCGTCCCTTCATCGACTAATTTTTAACAGTTTCTTGAGATTATACTATAAATAAAGTTTATTTTGAATATTTATATTATATTCCTTCATTTTGTGAATCATTTCATTTCGTAGACGATTTTGGTATATTGAACGATAATAAATGGTTTTGTGGAGAGGGGATTTTACAATGGCAGATTATAAAGCGTTATTAGACCAATTAAGAAATAAAGAAATAGAATCAATTTTTATTAAGAAGGAGGAATTCTTACAATTTCGTGAACATTTATTAAAGGACGAACAGTTTAAAAATTTTCGTGGCGAAGCAAAGCAAGGCGGGGACGTTGTTTACACGTTTTTAGATGTTCCAAGATCGTAATTTTTGTCGAAATATGCAATAGGATTTCTTTGGACGTATCCTGTTAATTGAGTATAATAATGGTAAATGTTTACGGTTGAGGAGGAAAAATTTTGGATAACGTACTATTAAACGAACTTGAATTAAAGCGCCAGTTGATGATTAAATCTGGAATTGAAAATGGATTGCAAAGTCACGAAACGCTTCAACTAAGTGAACAAGTAGATCGTTTAATGAATGCTTTTGAAGAAAGACATTATTATGATTCAGTAACATTATATGGAGAAGATTAAATAAAATTTTAAACTGTTTTTACTAAACATGTTTATTATTTAGAAATTGGGGAATATTATTTTTGAACACAGCAACATTCTCATTTCCCCCTTTAAGAGTAGAAGCGTAATGCTACTGCTCTCTTTTTTTGACCAAATTTAACTTTCTCTTCTCACGTTCATCACAGTAAGTAAAATTTTATAGTAAACCTTTCATCGCATTGTAGTTTAAAAATAATTTGATAAAATGAAATAAAATAGAAAAAGGGGACTTGTTAATGGTATCGAAAAAAATTGGCTTCATTGGAACAGGTGTTATGGGAGCTAGCATTGTAAAACACTTACTAAATGCAGGACATAAAGTAACAGTATACACACGCACAAAGAGTAAAGCAGATGCACTTATTACGTTAGGAGCAAAATGGGCAAATTCACCAGCTGAAGCGAGTGTAGACCAACAAATTATTTTTACAATGGTCGGCTACCCAAAAGATGTTGAGGAAGTATATAACGGTGCTCAGGGGATTTTCTCAGCAGCTAATCCAGGAACAATTATTGTTGATATGACAACATCCGAACCGACACTTGCTAAAAAATTATATGAACAGGCAAAAGAGAAGAATATACATAGTTTAGATGCACCCGTTTCAGGTGGCGACATTGGTGCGCAAAATGGCACATTATCATTAATGGTCGGCGGCGATAAAGATGTGTTTGAAGAAATGAAACTGATTTTTGAAGTATTCGGTCAAAATATTGTATATCAGGGCGTTGC includes these proteins:
- a CDS encoding ATP-binding protein encodes the protein MEGIEAVEIHFGNMLEELFQQAHENIVVLNRSRNIVFINLKATSELQLSKSESNYLNLTAHSEKEWEEFIRTIDQNMTASCIVTVINDANQELSLKISGYLIGGEQLIYCRLQLNPLQSLTKTIPYRSISFQQLINGMAHGVVLTALNGKIITANTEALQLMNRDYWQIEKRSYDCLFEECTYDSAVIVNYYKKIAKSELASVVVQTTDKIGNRRYLNFSSKIDETLGILITTITDHTEIMELLQKVEHQQVLSLMGQNVSVIAHEIRNPMTSIQGFIQMIKNNSEEKEHPYFHIVETELKRMDDLLLDMLNFSKPKKSSLVYVNLQHLIEEVIEFMQPKIQLSQAKILFNYEENEVYLLYGDEKRLKQLLINLLKNAIESIEMNTSICIQLRYTSKDCLQLSVGDQGRGIDQTQVEKVFDPFYSTKETGTGLGLLLVQAIANEHNGTIQVESEVGKGTTFIIDFKLNHTNYDRLNNVNKLASVQTKVNFM
- a CDS encoding MarR family winged helix-turn-helix transcriptional regulator, which encodes MALDEVKQSLKLFIVLSRAHKAISEATNQFIQKSGVNPTEFAVLELLYHKGRQPLQQIGNKILLASGSITYVVDKLEKRGFLARISCPNDRRVTYAEITDAGSEFMSSLFPEHEKQIHELLNVLSVEEKQTAIELLKKLGLSIKDLSY
- a CDS encoding chemotaxis protein — protein: MKKSLTMISSLLLLSAMLAACNTDTVEPANTSASDTTTQTENVASEDTTETTASSEQEEQKNQPASTDTTATEEATLTYTSNGKAFTEKVTESTSEELDYTISHFENFTLEAEEPGVDHLFYNDDDTLSMQIKVTSTGEASFNNLKASSEESISAIASEGNYNEVDFSKVVTTHSDIQNISGFETVIDSEKVTIVTLEQGTKLVTLTIYDTAEADLTDAFLQMGLTIQ
- a CDS encoding CPBP family intramembrane glutamic endopeptidase, whose protein sequence is MMKKHKQTIILLLALVFIFSMMFYTFHEKTIFWYLYAFTLLVGIAVSLVAAKFEDRIPTWQYLLYGIGYGTVTYGIVKLGYLSMGSTSTHEIAKFLKIYGPQNIFHYLLLIFIVAIGEEMFWRGYVQQQLKRFTSPLWAVFITALLFSLSLAISGFIPGAIAAIVVGLIWGALYEWKKSLPLIIVSHVVFTLLLFLVLPLV
- a CDS encoding DUF2187 family protein, producing MKIAEVGNIIEFKEGLKGVVEKVNENSVIVDITIMDNFQDLEMEERTVVNHKRYKILTNHE
- a CDS encoding aspartyl-phosphate phosphatase Spo0E family protein; this translates as MDNVLLNELELKRQLMIKSGIENGLQSHETLQLSEQVDRLMNAFEERHYYDSVTLYGED
- a CDS encoding NAD(P)-dependent oxidoreductase — protein: MVSKKIGFIGTGVMGASIVKHLLNAGHKVTVYTRTKSKADALITLGAKWANSPAEASVDQQIIFTMVGYPKDVEEVYNGAQGIFSAANPGTIIVDMTTSEPTLAKKLYEQAKEKNIHSLDAPVSGGDIGAQNGTLSLMVGGDKDVFEEMKLIFEVFGQNIVYQGVAGSGQHTKMCNQIAIASGMIGVCESIAYGLNAGLNLEDVLKSITAGAAGSWSLSNLAPRMLKDDLDPGFYIKHIIKDMKIALDEADRMNLQLPGLSLAKSMYDKLQEEGYGDNGTQALIKFYQK